Within the Anguilla rostrata isolate EN2019 chromosome 6, ASM1855537v3, whole genome shotgun sequence genome, the region AAGCGGATTCAACCACCATGATCCAATATGGACGCTGCTGAGAGCGAAGGAGTTCTGGGTGCAATTCTTACAGGAAATACTCTCAGCGTCGGGCTGCTGCATTTGTGGAGTGCTGCCATTTTACCGAGCTTACGGTAAGAACGCTGTCAGGGAAATGTGCATATGTTTATCTGGTCTTACCGATGTAGTCCAGCGTAGTGTTGAAACGACgtgcttttgtttaaaaatatgttcgCAATGGCACTGCTGAACTAGTGCAAATTAGCAAACtgtgcttttgaaaataatCCAACACCGCGCCATTGCATGGCAGGGAGCTAGCTAGCTGCATAGCTTTAAGTTATTTAGCTGGCTAACTAgttaaatgaaaaccaaaagtTTTCCCACTAACTAGCTTGCGAGCTGGCTATATAGTTCCTTAACTATGCAACTTagttacattagctagctacatgtCGTTCAACGGTATAATACCTCAAAAATAATACCTCAATCGCCACAGTCTAAATGCTTCAGTTTAAACTTCTcccgctagctagctaacgcaattGTCCCCAAACGTATAGATTCGCCAGATGACGCTAGCTGTTTTCTAGCTAACATACATACATCACTTGCTCCCTAACTAGATAGACTACATTAATTAGTATTGGTCGAGACTATGACGCGTCTGCTGTTGACAGCCTTTCTTTGTTAGCGAAGGTTAGATATCTTGCTTTCATTAGTTTACGATAGCTAGGTCAGCCAGAATTGCCAAGCTAACTGCACCATTGTGTGTTAGCTTCGAACTCGAACACGTGATGTCAATAATGTGCGTGAATCTCAAATCTGTATGCGAATTACAGTGTAATGAAAGCGATCTTCTGTACATACGTTTATCTTCCATTGCCAAACCAACTAATTATATTGACAGCCATGTTTGCAGTTAGTTCAAATCCCCATTACCCAGTGAGTTGTTCTTCACTGGAATTATGTGGAGGAGCCCGCAAAAATTGTATCCACATGCCTTGGTGTTCCGTTTTGGTTCGATAGCACTAGAATAATTATCACTATTAACCCCTTGTTTTAAaaactgggggggaaaaaaataacactcaGGATGTAACTCCTGTTTCCGTCAATGTTTTCCTGCAGGCGTGTGGAATCATGGGGGACTCTTTAGTCCAGCTCGCGTCAAATTTCTACCATGAGAATTTGCTGGGGGAGATGCAGCAGCTGAGACTGACAGGCCACCTGTGTGACATCACGGTCCAGGTGGACTTCGAGGGCGAGCTAGAGGAGTTCGAGGCGCACCAGCTGATCCTGGCGGCTTCCAGTGGCTACTTCAAAGGCATCCTTCTCGGCAAGGACCCGCCCCCCGCGAAAATCTTCCTGGGGACCGTGCCCCCGTCCGACTTCGGCAGGTTCCTGGAGTTCGCGTACACCGCTAagctggaggtggagaggtCGAAGACGGGCGACATTTTGGAAATGGCCAAGCTGCTGCAGTGCCGGGACCTGGCGGAAGCGTGCCgacgggcgggcgggccggGGACGGGCGCCGCGGGCGACCCAAACGCGCCGCAGATCGACGTCCTGCTGCGGGACGGCCAGTCGACCGATGCCCTGGAACACGACCCCGTGGCAGGTCTCCTGGCAACGGACCTGCTGGAGGACGGTTTGGGCGCGGAGATGGGCGGGGAGTCGGCCCTGACggagaagccccgccccctgaagAGGGGGCGGAAGCAGGGTGAGGGGaagtcggcggcggcggcgacggggTCGGTGGGGTCGGGCCGGAGGCAGAGCAACAGGCTGGCGGGCCGCAGGGTGGCGGTGGACCCCCCCAAAAAGAAGTACCTGAGGAAGCTGAAGGCTCAGCGCAAGGCTCCAGAGCCGATGGTGGCGCCAGACCCCGTGGAGGGGGCtccaggtggggagggggtcccAGAAGGGGAGGGGCCCCTGGGCGGGACTGCGGATGGGTCTGGGAGCTCCAGGGGGGGTGGCGCTGAGATGGGGGGGGAACCTCCAGAGCCGGCGGACTTCGCCGACGATTACCAGGGCCCGGCGGAACACGACCCCAGCGAGTCGGACTTTCAGATCGAAGAGGacgaggagaaggaggaggaggaggaggaagaggaggaggaggagggggggcgcagcagaggggagaagaggaagaggaacggGCAGTTCCAGTGCGAGAAGTGCCAGCGCTCCTTCCACTACGAGAAGAGCTACCTGAAGCACATCTCGGCGAGCCACGGTGAGCAGCCGGAGGTGACGTACCGCTGCGCCACCTGCGCCCAGACCTTCGCCAACCGCTGCAACCTGAAGATCCACGAGCGGCACGTGCACAGCGACGAGCGCCTCTTCCCCTGCAGCGTCTGCGGCAAGGCCTTCAAGCGCAAGAAGGACGTGAAGCGCCACTGCCGCCAGGTGCACGAGGGCGGCGGCGACCGGCACGCCTGCCCCGTCTGCGCCAAGAGCCTGAGCTCCAAAACCGCCCTGGTGCTGCACCAGCGCACCCACACCGGGGACCGGCCCTACCACTGCACCGACTGCAGCGCCAAGTTCTCCCAGAGCTCCGCCCTCAAAACGCACCgcaggtaggtgtgtgtgtgtgtgtgtgtgtgtctgtgtgtgtgtgtgtgtgtgtgtgtgtgcgtgtgtgtgtgtgtgtgtgtgtgtgtgtgtgtgaatgtgtgtgtgtgtgtgtgtgtgtgtgtgtgtgtctgtgtctgagtgtgtgtgaatgtgtgtctgtgtgtgagtgtgtgtgtgtgtgaatgtgtgtgtgtttgagtgtgtgtgtgtataacgtGTCTCTCgtggtgtttgtgtggcagGACACACACCGGTGAGAAGCCGTTCTCCTGTGACCAGTGTGATGCGCGGTTCACACAGAATCACATGCTGTCCTACCACAAGCGCTGCCACACAGGTTAGTGACTTTACGTCCAGTCCAGTGACTGAAACACGGCTGCGTAACTCCCCAATTCTCAGCTTGCGTTCAGTCTTTGAGTTTCAGCTCATCACTAGTGCCAGAACCAGCTGTACATTCCTTGCTGAGATTTCTGCTGTGTTTCGGTTTTTGACAGGGAACCCTTCATGTGGAGAACTGCGGTAGAAGTGCTCCAGGAGTCCTGAGCAACGCCCGTCCCTCGGGTCCAACGTACAGTGTGCTCTGCGGCAGAGCGTTCGCAAGGGACTCTCTCATCGCACATGAAATACACCGGTACCCCCCCTCCAGCTCACCTGTAATGACCCGACCCAATGCTTACTGCCGACTGCGCTGAACAGGTCACAGATTCTATACGCTAACCAGATGATCTGCTGCTATTCCTCGCTTTGCTCTGGTTAGCATTAGGAGTTTCAGGTGTTACAGTACAGAAcctctgttgccatggttttgTACTTGACCCACACCCgctacataaatatttataagatGCCTCAAATTGGGATGTATCAGGAGGCTGTATCTGGTCAGGCTATAGAATCTGTGGTCAGACTTTGTGACTCTTTATTGGACGccctttgacccttgacccctggGCTTGCAGGAGAGAGGCCCTACAGCTGTGAGGAGTGTGGGAAGCAGTTCACCCAGCTGAACGCCCTGCAGCGGCACAACCGCATCCACACCGGGGAGAAGCCCTACATGTGCATGCTCTGCAACCGCACCTTCACGGACAAATCCACCGTCCGCCGCCACACCATGGTGAGGTCAAAACACACCACGCCTTTATTAGGCTTTTTACCCTCAGCACAGCTGTGCACTGAATGGTGGAGTAGCCTATTACTAAGTGTGATATTTCTGGAAagtaaccctttgaagagtctgttttttggaatgttttttcaaaagtcagtgttctagaactccgttgctttcggttaccagtagtgactgtgacatcagcattagaatgctccgTTAAGTGTGATCTCACAGTTAATGCAGTGTGGGggtctttatttttattcactgcaACTTATTTTGcaaatgatgcaaaaaaaaaaaaaaaaagatatttggaTGTGCAAATGCGAATAACCCAGCCTCACACTAACCCAGCggctctgctctctcccacagACCCATGACAAAGACACCCCATGGAAGAACTACCTGGTGATTCTGGAGGGAAACATGGAGGGGGGGCGCAAGGTAACCAAgcgtggagggggcggggccaaagACAAGGAGTCATCGTCCTCCTCATCAAGGCCTGCGGTGGCAGGGGGGAgcggtgagggggcggggcaggaggggccGGGGCCGGAGGGTAAACAGGCGgacgggggtgcgggggtggcgCAGGTGCAGCCGGTGACGCTCTCCGGGGAGTGGACCAGCACCAGTCACGGCGCCATCACGCTGGTCAGCCACACCTCGCTGGCCGGCTTCACCCTCATCCAGACCGAGCTGCCCGCTGCCCAGCTGCAGCCCGTCGTGGGGCCGGACTCCACCGGCATGGCCGCCACTCAGGTCATCTCCCTGGAAACGCCCGGCGTCGCCGTGCCGCTGCAGGTCCCGGTCTCAGTCTCCGCCCCGCTGTCCATCCACgtccctggctccgccccctttaCCGTTCCCATCTCCgtctccctccccgcccccgcaccAACTTCCCTCTCGGCCGCAATTTCAgatccacttcctgtccctgagtcaactccacttcctgtccctgaggcaactccacttcctgtgtccgtttcacttcctgttcctgtgtccGCTTCACTTCCGGTTCCTGTGTCGGCTCCACTTCCTGTTGCTGACACTGTGGCTCTGTCCGTGTGTGGGCCCGTGTCCGTCTCTGGGGACGTGTGCGTCTCCGTGTCTCCAGAGCTCAATGCCATGCAAGACCAGCCCCCCATCGTCACCtccgacccctccccctcatgcggcggccatcttggtGGGACAGAGGACGTGACCTTGGAGACTGTAGACATGGAAACCATGGAGGTGACCACTGAAGACACGCCCAGCTCTTGAGCTGCACGTTCGGCAGTTTTGGGGATTAAATCTAGTTCTCTCTACAAAACAGGACTTTGCTGAACTCCttaggaaaagagaaaaaatgttttttgtttttcccgaGTGCTAcggattgttttgtttcttttgtttaattcaAACCGTAGAAGTAATTTAGAAGATGAAATCATGAGCCTTAATCTTTCCAAGATGAGTGGGATGGCTGCGTTTGAGCTGTGATGACGCATGCCAAACCACTGTCCTCTGGTACTACGAATGTtgagtttaatttttttctgcaagtCCACAAAGCAGGTTTATTTTCCCTCCTGAAGGAACGATCATATGAAGCCCATGGTAGTGAAGCTGGTCGTGCTGGCTGCTCACTGATAAACTACAGGAATAATGCACACGATAGGTGTGTCAGAACTGTGGTTTTTTAGTTTACCAGCTTATTACCAGTCCGAGTGTCAGTTACAGCACAGGTAAAAAAAAGCCAGATGCTCCAGGTACTGAGGGCTCTGCTCTGTCAGACATTCTGCACTCTGTTAATAATGCCATCTGTCCCAGCCAGAGggcgaaaacaaacaaacgcttCTAACAGCAGAAATGATCTGTTaaggttttaaaacaaaagctttTCTCATTTCATGAAGATCATACAAGAGGAATTAGtttctgacaaaaaaatgtagaacTATTAATTGCAAGTATAGTGGTATTTTTTAAGATGAAAGGACAGAAGAAAGTGCAACAACTTTTATGCAAATGCAGTTATCTTAAAATACCACTGAATTGATGGTGATTGATGTATGATTAACTGGCTGggtgcagtttatttttgtccCAGGATGTACGGTTTGATGGTTCTGCTGGATGTGTAACACCAGATATAGTACTGCTGAAGAGAATATGTAGTGGTTTTCCTGAAAAACCGAATAATAAAATCGTGTTTTCCCTTGGGGGTGTAAACATAATGGACTCTGCTAAAGGCCATATGGACTGAACCCTGGAGaggtggaagtgtgtgtgtgtgtgtgcgcgcgcgcgcgtacacgtcagaatgtgtgtgtgtctgtatgtgtgcgcgtacacgtcagaatgtgtgtgtctgtatgtgtgcgcgtacacgtcagaatgtgtgtgtgtctgtatgtgtgtgcgtacacgtCAGAATGTGACGAGAACGAATTGGGGTGAATCAATTAAAAGAAATTTCCAGTAAAAACAGGAGTATAATTCAACAATTTACCTCATCTCAGAAGCACCCCCGATTCTAATTCCCCATGACAACAGAAGCCACAAATATCTGTATGTCTGATTTTATTACTGTACATTAGAACGATCGGACACACGGTACCGGACACCAAACAGCTGGTTACTCAGCTGGAAATGACTCCAGAGCGCAGGCGGATCATCTCTTTgctgaaacctttttttctttgtcttgtttgtttaatttcacaatACTTGACACAATACTTAACATTACATATAATGGCATGCTGTTTGCCAGTGCGctaggggaggggagaggagaacaAGGACACAATCACGACACAGACATTTATCACATCAGAAAGGTGTTACACGGAGGCAAGCTAGAATTAACTAGGGCAAATCTGGACGCATCTCGTCCTGCAAAGACTCAAACACTGAGAACAGAAGGAAATGCAGACTATTCATTGACAGGGTGACCGGACAGAAGCGATATCAATCCAGAGGGACACAAATTCTGCTTTCTTCAGTGTGCACGAGACCAATTACACAAATACTGTTCAAGGACGGTCACCTGTGTAAAAATCAAACGAGAGGGCGGAGAAACCAGAGCATTAACCAATCACACGCTCCGAATCCACATCCGAGTCACCTGAATATCGATTATgctttatgtatatatatatatatttatcataagCTCATACCCATATTCCCTGTACATATTACAGTAACATCTAGTGTACAAGCATGCCGGTAATGCAGATGAACgagtgcttttaaaatgaaactctCATAATAACGTGTGTGCAGTACAGGCTACGGTAACAGCAGAGATATGCTCAGCCGTCACTCCCCACAGCGCAAGTACTCATGAACTAAAGTCTGAAACGAAGCCCTTCTGCTCTCTGTTTAAAAAGAACCACACATATTTCCACCACCCGTTACCAACCTGCCAATCAAAGTGTGCATGTCATTCACCACCcccagagctccgcccccctgtctCACCCAGAGGACAGAACTCCGCccagcttctcctcctccaccacagGGCAacttcacaagcacacacacacacacacacacacctcatacacacacacacacctcacacacacacaactcacacactcatacacacacctcaaTAACCTTGGAGTCGTCACACTGACCAgcaaacacaagcaaacacgTGCACCCTACAGCTGCGTttgatatgcaaatgaaaagatAAAACACCTGAGAACACaactacagaaaataaaaaacataagaGCCTGTTCAAAGAACTGTCATAACTgaaaagataaatatatatttttaaatatatcattttaaaaaagatatctTGCTTCCACGCTATCTACCGAGAGTACTACACGTCATGCACACCTTACACTTGTACCATATAATGACTATGATATACGTGGGGGGTCAGGACGAACGGGACAGAAACACTACCCAGCTTTCTAGAACCACGCTGGTCTCTACCAGCGTAAAAACCAGTTTCTGAACAAAAGCAACAACCCTGCACTTCAAAAGtcaggaaggaagagagaggaaaacagaagaaaaggacatccaacagacagagaggggaggcaATAAAGAGGATATAATTTCTGAAGTGCCGGGGGGGTATGGAGTATGTAGGTacatatattcatattaatattcatgtctATTGCAGCAGTATTAATAAGGGGGTTAGGAGAGCCTGAGAGAGGCTGATGCACAGGAAGAAGAGGGTGGTTGTGGGTAACATGCTGCAATGACCACAGGACAGAAAGAAGAGGGTGGTTGTGGGTAATGTGCCACAGCGACCGTGGGACAGGAAGAAGAGGGTGGTTGTGGGTAACGTGCGCAGTGACTGCGGGACAGGAAGAAGAGGGTGGTTGTGGGTAATGTGCCACAGCGACCGCGGGACAGGAAGAAGAGGGTGGTTGTGGGTAATGTGGATGCTTCACTTCAGATCTCCCGCGTCGCCCTGGATGGTCTTCTTGATGCGCAGTAGCATGGTGGTCAGCCATTGGTCTAGACGGGAGACGGAGTCAAACTCCTTTACCTGGcgcacaaaataaacaaacacaccctTAAACGAGTCCTCCAGTCTGGGCAAGAACCACcacagtaatgtaatgtcatacactacatggccaaaggtatgtaGACACCTGACATTTTCCTCCtcagttatattttttttacacacctgtccagattttattttacatagtaTCAAGTGAACGTTTTGCTGAAGCTGGTTAAGCAACACAGCAATGCCCCGCCTCGGATCTGAACCTGCAACTTCTCACTCTGACCCAGTtagaggaagaagaagatggaGATGAAGACTTACTGCTTCAGTGAATGCCTCACAGTTCTGCTCTTCATGAGCTTCCAGAAGTTtctgcagggagagaagagagagtaagggagagggagagagccttaatgcatgtgtgtgtgtgtctgtgtatgtgtgtgctcgcgCGCGTCTGccggtgtatgtgtgtggacacgtgtgtgtgtgtgtgtgtgtgtgtagtgctgtagtgtgtgtgtgtatagtgctgtagtgtgtgtgtgcgtgtgtgtgtgtgtagtgctgtagtgtgtgtgtatagtgctgtagtgtgtgtgtgtgtgcgtgtgtgtgtgctgtagtgtgtgtgtgtgtgtgtgtgctgtagtgtgtgtgtgtatagtgctgtagtgtgtgtgtgtatagtgtgtgtgtgtgtgtgcgtgtgtgtgtgtgtgtgcgtgtgtgtgcgtgtgtatgtgtgtggtagtgtgtgtgtgtgtgtgtagtgtgtgtgtgtgtatagtgctgtagtgtgtgtgtgcgtgcgtgtgtgtagtgctgtagtgtgtgtgtgtgtgtgtgtgtagtgctgtagtgtgtgtgtgtgtgtagtgcttagtgggtgtgtgtgtagtgctgtagtgtgtgtgtgtgtgcgtgtgtgagagagggagcataTTGTATCTGGATGAGAGTGTAATGAAGCCCTAACTCACACACCTTCAGTAGCTTGCATTCCCTCGAGTCGGAAAAGGCGGGAAACATCTCCTCATACTTCTCCACCGCGAGCTGCAGGGAGGcgggaacaaaacaaacagcagcggtcacacagacagaaacacctCCAGCGTCCGCGCTGACACAGCCTGCAGCCGGAGAGCGACAATCTGACAGGACCCGAGAGGCGGCAACACAGGTATTTACAGAGAGCGGTAAAGCACAGGCTTTACACAAGTAACACAGTGTAACACACGGTAACACAAgtaacacagggaaacacaggcacagagtaACACAGGGTAACACAGGCAACACAAGGTAACATGATGACACAGGGTAACATAGGCACAGGGTAACATGGGACAAACCAGGGTAACACAGGCACAGGGTAACACGGGACAACACAGGGTAACAGAGGCACAGGGTAACACAGGTAACACAAGTGATCAGGTGACACTCACCTTTGCGTTTAATTCGTCCACGATGAAGTGGCAGAGAGTGGCCTTGAAGAAGTACTCCTTGGCGCTGTACTTGAGCAGCGGGTTGTCCATGGTGTTGGTCCCCAcctgaacacaaacatttaaaacacacgAGCGTATTACTGTGCTGAACTGTCCTGGCCTCAATGCACACTTTCTGCTTCAGGTTTTTAGGCGTAAAATTAATTAAACGCACAGACAGATCATCTTCTTTAGGCTCCGGCTATAATGCATGTAGATAAAAGGTCAAACTGAAcagtggaggtggagggggagaggagaagagggaggaagatggagaggaagaggagggggaggaggaggaaggaggaacagaaggaagagggggaggaagatgTTGGGGGGAGGAagatgagagggaggagaagtgGGAgcaagaagagagggagggggaggaagaaggagcagaaggaagaggggaggaggaggaggaagatgaggagcagcagcaggctgacCTGCTCGTAGATCTCGACGGCCTTCTGGTACTGCTCCAGCTGGGCGCTGTACGAGGCCACCTTCAGCAGACACTTATTAGCAGAGCTGAGGAACAGAGAGCAGcatcacacactgatacacacactcttacaaatatacacacacacatacacgctgatacacactctcacacatatacacacacacacacacacgctgatacacacacacacacacacacatataaacacacagaaacacacatatacacacacacacacacatacacgctgatacacactctcacacatatacacacacacacacacacatataaacacacacttacacactgatacacacacacacacacacatacacgctgaGACCACACTCCACACCTGAATCACAACACACATTAGCGTGAcataacacatcacacacatgaACCTGAACAGCTCTCACACATTACCAACCACACCACCAGTAACGCTGCCTCTCAATatgcacgcaacacacacacgttgatactacacacacacacatagagtaTAAACACAGGAATCAGTTTAACTACTAACACACCAGTTTAGAGCTTGAACACAGCTTCAGATTAAGTACTGAACACACATCATTTGAGACTTAACAAGCTGCTCATTAGAGTACTTAACTACATG harbors:
- the gzf1 gene encoding GDNF-inducible zinc finger protein 1; this translates as MACGIMGDSLVQLASNFYHENLLGEMQQLRLTGHLCDITVQVDFEGELEEFEAHQLILAASSGYFKGILLGKDPPPAKIFLGTVPPSDFGRFLEFAYTAKLEVERSKTGDILEMAKLLQCRDLAEACRRAGGPGTGAAGDPNAPQIDVLLRDGQSTDALEHDPVAGLLATDLLEDGLGAEMGGESALTEKPRPLKRGRKQGEGKSAAAATGSVGSGRRQSNRLAGRRVAVDPPKKKYLRKLKAQRKAPEPMVAPDPVEGAPGGEGVPEGEGPLGGTADGSGSSRGGGAEMGGEPPEPADFADDYQGPAEHDPSESDFQIEEDEEKEEEEEEEEEEEGGRSRGEKRKRNGQFQCEKCQRSFHYEKSYLKHISASHGEQPEVTYRCATCAQTFANRCNLKIHERHVHSDERLFPCSVCGKAFKRKKDVKRHCRQVHEGGGDRHACPVCAKSLSSKTALVLHQRTHTGDRPYHCTDCSAKFSQSSALKTHRRTHTGEKPFSCDQCDARFTQNHMLSYHKRCHTGYPGLAGERPYSCEECGKQFTQLNALQRHNRIHTGEKPYMCMLCNRTFTDKSTVRRHTMTHDKDTPWKNYLVILEGNMEGGRKVTKRGGGGAKDKESSSSSSRPAVAGGSGEGAGQEGPGPEGKQADGGAGVAQVQPVTLSGEWTSTSHGAITLVSHTSLAGFTLIQTELPAAQLQPVVGPDSTGMAATQVISLETPGVAVPLQVPVSVSAPLSIHVPGSAPFTVPISVSLPAPAPTSLSAAISDPLPVPESTPLPVPEATPLPVSVSLPVPVSASLPVPVSAPLPVADTVALSVCGPVSVSGDVCVSVSPELNAMQDQPPIVTSDPSPSCGGHLGGTEDVTLETVDMETMEVTTEDTPSS
- the napbb gene encoding N-ethylmaleimide-sensitive factor attachment protein, beta b isoform X3, which gives rise to MYARAANMFKMAKNWSAAGNAFCQAAKLHMQLQNKHDSATSFVDAGNAYKKADPQEAINCLNTAIDIYTDMGRFTIAAKHHITIAEVYESELVDIEKAIAHYEQAADYYKGEESNSSANKCLLKVASYSAQLEQYQKAVEIYEQVGTNTMDNPLLKYSAKEYFFKATLCHFIVDELNAKLAVEKYEEMFPAFSDSRECKLLKKLLEAHEEQNCEAFTEAVKEFDSVSRLDQWLTTMLLRIKKTIQGDAGDLK
- the napbb gene encoding N-ethylmaleimide-sensitive factor attachment protein, beta b isoform X2, coding for MLWCSTCFSHSAMGGGGCHFPGGSTMNKRGHHGLCDLGNGMVTFMLRGTRSVRRPSCTCSCRTSTTLPPALWTRGTLTRRLILKGRFTIAAKHHITIAEVYESELVDIEKAIAHYEQAADYYKGEESNSSANKCLLKVASYSAQLEQYQKAVEIYEQVGTNTMDNPLLKYSAKEYFFKATLCHFIVDELNAKLAVEKYEEMFPAFSDSRECKLLKKLLEAHEEQNCEAFTEAVKEFDSVSRLDQWLTTMLLRIKKTIQGDAGDLK